A window of the Scleropages formosus chromosome 21, fSclFor1.1, whole genome shotgun sequence genome harbors these coding sequences:
- the LOC108920729 gene encoding nuclear respiratory factor 1-like isoform X4, which yields MEEHSVHQPDITTMEAQQVHVATYTEHSMLSADEDSPSSPEDDAYDDSDILNSTGTDDVTAHLAAAGPVGMAAAAAVATGKKRKRPHIFESNPSIRKRQQTRLLRKLRATLDEYTTRVGQQAIVLCMSPSKPNAVFKVFGAAPLENVVRKYKNMILEDLENALAEHAPPPQELSSELPPLTIDGIPVSVDKMTQAQLRAFIPEMLKYSTGRGKPGWGKESCKPMWWPDDIPWANVRSDVRTEDQKTRVSWTQALRTIVKNCYKQHGREDLLYAFEEQQAAQPHVATATAHSITHLVPSQTVVQTISNPDGTVSLIQVGTGATVATLTDASELPATVTVAQVNYSTGADGEVEQNWATLQGGEMTIQTPQASEATQAVASLAEAAVAASQEMQPGATVTMALNSEAAAHAVATLAEATLQGGGQIVLAGETAAAVGALAGVQDGSGLVQIPVSMYQTVVTSLAQGNRPVQVAMAPVTTRIENTVTLDGQAVEVVTLEQ from the exons ATGGAGGAGCACAGCGTGCACCAGCCAGACATAACCACCATGGAGGCCCAGCAGGTGCACGTGGCCACCTACACGGAGCACAGCATGCTGAGCGCCGACGAGGACTCGCCCTCCTCGCCGGAGGATGATGCCTATGATGACTCCGACATCCTTAACTCCACGGGAACCGATGACGTCACAGCTCACCTTGCCGCTGCAG GGCCGGTGGGtatggcggcggcggctgccGTGGCGACGGGAAAGAAGAGGAAGCGGCCGCACATCTTTGAATCCAACCCTTCCATACGCAAAAGGCAGCAAACACGCCTGTTGCG AAAGCTGAGAGCCACCCTGGATGAGTACACGACCCGCGTGGGCCAGCAGGCCATCGTGCTGTGCATGTCGCCCTCCAAACCGAACGCCGTCTTCAAAGTGTTTGGCGCCGCCCCTCTGGAGAATGTG GTGAGGAAGTACAAGAACATGATCCTGGAGGACCTGGAGAATGCCCTCGCTGAGcacgcacccccaccccaagaGCTGAGCTCTGAGCTGCCGCCCCTTACCATCGACGGCATCCCCGTCTCCGTGGACAAGATGACGCAG GCCCAGCTGCGAGCGTTCATCCCAGAGATGCTCAAGTACTCAACAGGCCGCGGCAAGCCAGGCTGGGGCAAGGAGAGCTGCAAGCCCATGTGGTGGCCGGACGACATCCCCTGGGCCAACGTGCGCAGCGATGTGCGCACTGAGGACCAGAAGACCAGG GTGTCATGGACCCAAGCGCTGAGGACCATCGTGAAGAACTGCTACAAACAGCACGGCCGTGAGGACCTGCTTTACGCCTTTGAGGAGCAGCAGGCCGCGCAGCCGCACGTGGCCACGGCTACAGCCCACAGCATCACCCACCTGGTGCCCTCGCAGACCGTGGTGCAGACCATCAGCAACCCCGACGGCACCGTGTCCCTCATACAA GTGGGAACCGGAGCAACGGTGGCCACGCTGACCGACGCCTCGGAGTTGCCCGCTACCGTTACCGTGGCGCAGGTTAACTACTCAACGGGGGCCGATGGAGAG GTGGAGCAGAACTGGGCCACGCTGCAGGGGGGGGAGATGACCATTCAGACCCCCCAGGCATCAGAGGCCACGCAGGCCGTGGCTTCACTGGCGGAGGCAGCTGTTGCCGCCTCTCAGGAAATGCAGCCCGGAGCTACGGTTACCATGGCGCTCAACAG CGAGGCAGCGGCCCACGCGGTGGCGACACTGGCGGAGGCCACACTCCAGGGCGGGGGACAGATCGTGTTGGCGGGGGAGACTGCGGCTGCCGTGGGAGCTTTGGCGGGGGTGCAGGATGGCAGCG GACTCGTCCAGATCCCAGTCAGCATGTACCAGACTGTGGTCACCAGCCTTGCCCAGGGTAACAGGCCCGTGCAGGTCGCCATGGCGCCCGTCACCACACGGATAGAGAACACGGTCACTCTGGATGGGCAGGCGGTGGAGGTGGTGACGCTGGAACAGTGA
- the LOC108920729 gene encoding nuclear respiratory factor 1-like isoform X2 gives MEEHSVHQPDITTMEAQQVHVATYTEHSMLSADEDSPSSPEDDAYDDSDILNSTGTDDVTAHLAAAGPVGMAAAAAVATGKKRKRPHIFESNPSIRKRQQTRLLRKLRATLDEYTTRVGQQAIVLCMSPSKPNAVFKVFGAAPLENVVRKYKNMILEDLENALAEHAPPPQELSSELPPLTIDGIPVSVDKMTQAQLRAFIPEMLKYSTGRGKPGWGKESCKPMWWPDDIPWANVRSDVRTEDQKTRVSWTQALRTIVKNCYKQHGREDLLYAFEEQQAAQPHVATATAHSITHLVPSQTVVQTISNPDGTVSLIQYSQVGTGATVATLTDASELPATVTVAQVNYSTGADGEVEQNWATLQGGEMTIQTPQASEATQAVASLAEAAVAASQEMQPGATVTMALNSEAAAHAVATLAEATLQGGGQIVLAGETAAAVGALAGVQDGSGLVQIPVSMYQTVVTSLAQGNRPVQVAMAPVTTRIENTVTLDGQAVEVVTLEQ, from the exons ATGGAGGAGCACAGCGTGCACCAGCCAGACATAACCACCATGGAGGCCCAGCAGGTGCACGTGGCCACCTACACGGAGCACAGCATGCTGAGCGCCGACGAGGACTCGCCCTCCTCGCCGGAGGATGATGCCTATGATGACTCCGACATCCTTAACTCCACGGGAACCGATGACGTCACAGCTCACCTTGCCGCTGCAG GGCCGGTGGGtatggcggcggcggctgccGTGGCGACGGGAAAGAAGAGGAAGCGGCCGCACATCTTTGAATCCAACCCTTCCATACGCAAAAGGCAGCAAACACGCCTGTTGCG AAAGCTGAGAGCCACCCTGGATGAGTACACGACCCGCGTGGGCCAGCAGGCCATCGTGCTGTGCATGTCGCCCTCCAAACCGAACGCCGTCTTCAAAGTGTTTGGCGCCGCCCCTCTGGAGAATGTG GTGAGGAAGTACAAGAACATGATCCTGGAGGACCTGGAGAATGCCCTCGCTGAGcacgcacccccaccccaagaGCTGAGCTCTGAGCTGCCGCCCCTTACCATCGACGGCATCCCCGTCTCCGTGGACAAGATGACGCAG GCCCAGCTGCGAGCGTTCATCCCAGAGATGCTCAAGTACTCAACAGGCCGCGGCAAGCCAGGCTGGGGCAAGGAGAGCTGCAAGCCCATGTGGTGGCCGGACGACATCCCCTGGGCCAACGTGCGCAGCGATGTGCGCACTGAGGACCAGAAGACCAGG GTGTCATGGACCCAAGCGCTGAGGACCATCGTGAAGAACTGCTACAAACAGCACGGCCGTGAGGACCTGCTTTACGCCTTTGAGGAGCAGCAGGCCGCGCAGCCGCACGTGGCCACGGCTACAGCCCACAGCATCACCCACCTGGTGCCCTCGCAGACCGTGGTGCAGACCATCAGCAACCCCGACGGCACCGTGTCCCTCATACAA TATTCACAGGTGGGAACCGGAGCAACGGTGGCCACGCTGACCGACGCCTCGGAGTTGCCCGCTACCGTTACCGTGGCGCAGGTTAACTACTCAACGGGGGCCGATGGAGAG GTGGAGCAGAACTGGGCCACGCTGCAGGGGGGGGAGATGACCATTCAGACCCCCCAGGCATCAGAGGCCACGCAGGCCGTGGCTTCACTGGCGGAGGCAGCTGTTGCCGCCTCTCAGGAAATGCAGCCCGGAGCTACGGTTACCATGGCGCTCAACAG CGAGGCAGCGGCCCACGCGGTGGCGACACTGGCGGAGGCCACACTCCAGGGCGGGGGACAGATCGTGTTGGCGGGGGAGACTGCGGCTGCCGTGGGAGCTTTGGCGGGGGTGCAGGATGGCAGCG GACTCGTCCAGATCCCAGTCAGCATGTACCAGACTGTGGTCACCAGCCTTGCCCAGGGTAACAGGCCCGTGCAGGTCGCCATGGCGCCCGTCACCACACGGATAGAGAACACGGTCACTCTGGATGGGCAGGCGGTGGAGGTGGTGACGCTGGAACAGTGA
- the LOC108920729 gene encoding nuclear respiratory factor 1-like isoform X3: protein MEEHSVHQPDITTMEAQQVHVATYTEHSMLSADEDSPSSPEDDAYDDSDILNSTGTDDVTAHLAAAGPVGMAAAAAVATGKKRKRPHIFESNPSIRKRQQTRLLRKLRATLDEYTTRVGQQAIVLCMSPSKPNAVFKVFGAAPLENVVRKYKNMILEDLENALAEHAPPPQELSSELPPLTIDGIPVSVDKMTQAQLRAFIPEMLKYSTGRGKPGWGKESCKPMWWPDDIPWANVRSDVRTEDQKTRQVSWTQALRTIVKNCYKQHGREDLLYAFEEQQAAQPHVATATAHSITHLVPSQTVVQTISNPDGTVSLIQVGTGATVATLTDASELPATVTVAQVNYSTGADGEVEQNWATLQGGEMTIQTPQASEATQAVASLAEAAVAASQEMQPGATVTMALNSEAAAHAVATLAEATLQGGGQIVLAGETAAAVGALAGVQDGSGLVQIPVSMYQTVVTSLAQGNRPVQVAMAPVTTRIENTVTLDGQAVEVVTLEQ from the exons ATGGAGGAGCACAGCGTGCACCAGCCAGACATAACCACCATGGAGGCCCAGCAGGTGCACGTGGCCACCTACACGGAGCACAGCATGCTGAGCGCCGACGAGGACTCGCCCTCCTCGCCGGAGGATGATGCCTATGATGACTCCGACATCCTTAACTCCACGGGAACCGATGACGTCACAGCTCACCTTGCCGCTGCAG GGCCGGTGGGtatggcggcggcggctgccGTGGCGACGGGAAAGAAGAGGAAGCGGCCGCACATCTTTGAATCCAACCCTTCCATACGCAAAAGGCAGCAAACACGCCTGTTGCG AAAGCTGAGAGCCACCCTGGATGAGTACACGACCCGCGTGGGCCAGCAGGCCATCGTGCTGTGCATGTCGCCCTCCAAACCGAACGCCGTCTTCAAAGTGTTTGGCGCCGCCCCTCTGGAGAATGTG GTGAGGAAGTACAAGAACATGATCCTGGAGGACCTGGAGAATGCCCTCGCTGAGcacgcacccccaccccaagaGCTGAGCTCTGAGCTGCCGCCCCTTACCATCGACGGCATCCCCGTCTCCGTGGACAAGATGACGCAG GCCCAGCTGCGAGCGTTCATCCCAGAGATGCTCAAGTACTCAACAGGCCGCGGCAAGCCAGGCTGGGGCAAGGAGAGCTGCAAGCCCATGTGGTGGCCGGACGACATCCCCTGGGCCAACGTGCGCAGCGATGTGCGCACTGAGGACCAGAAGACCAGG CAGGTGTCATGGACCCAAGCGCTGAGGACCATCGTGAAGAACTGCTACAAACAGCACGGCCGTGAGGACCTGCTTTACGCCTTTGAGGAGCAGCAGGCCGCGCAGCCGCACGTGGCCACGGCTACAGCCCACAGCATCACCCACCTGGTGCCCTCGCAGACCGTGGTGCAGACCATCAGCAACCCCGACGGCACCGTGTCCCTCATACAA GTGGGAACCGGAGCAACGGTGGCCACGCTGACCGACGCCTCGGAGTTGCCCGCTACCGTTACCGTGGCGCAGGTTAACTACTCAACGGGGGCCGATGGAGAG GTGGAGCAGAACTGGGCCACGCTGCAGGGGGGGGAGATGACCATTCAGACCCCCCAGGCATCAGAGGCCACGCAGGCCGTGGCTTCACTGGCGGAGGCAGCTGTTGCCGCCTCTCAGGAAATGCAGCCCGGAGCTACGGTTACCATGGCGCTCAACAG CGAGGCAGCGGCCCACGCGGTGGCGACACTGGCGGAGGCCACACTCCAGGGCGGGGGACAGATCGTGTTGGCGGGGGAGACTGCGGCTGCCGTGGGAGCTTTGGCGGGGGTGCAGGATGGCAGCG GACTCGTCCAGATCCCAGTCAGCATGTACCAGACTGTGGTCACCAGCCTTGCCCAGGGTAACAGGCCCGTGCAGGTCGCCATGGCGCCCGTCACCACACGGATAGAGAACACGGTCACTCTGGATGGGCAGGCGGTGGAGGTGGTGACGCTGGAACAGTGA
- the LOC108920729 gene encoding nuclear respiratory factor 1-like isoform X1 produces the protein MEEHSVHQPDITTMEAQQVHVATYTEHSMLSADEDSPSSPEDDAYDDSDILNSTGTDDVTAHLAAAGPVGMAAAAAVATGKKRKRPHIFESNPSIRKRQQTRLLRKLRATLDEYTTRVGQQAIVLCMSPSKPNAVFKVFGAAPLENVVRKYKNMILEDLENALAEHAPPPQELSSELPPLTIDGIPVSVDKMTQAQLRAFIPEMLKYSTGRGKPGWGKESCKPMWWPDDIPWANVRSDVRTEDQKTRQVSWTQALRTIVKNCYKQHGREDLLYAFEEQQAAQPHVATATAHSITHLVPSQTVVQTISNPDGTVSLIQYSQVGTGATVATLTDASELPATVTVAQVNYSTGADGEVEQNWATLQGGEMTIQTPQASEATQAVASLAEAAVAASQEMQPGATVTMALNSEAAAHAVATLAEATLQGGGQIVLAGETAAAVGALAGVQDGSGLVQIPVSMYQTVVTSLAQGNRPVQVAMAPVTTRIENTVTLDGQAVEVVTLEQ, from the exons ATGGAGGAGCACAGCGTGCACCAGCCAGACATAACCACCATGGAGGCCCAGCAGGTGCACGTGGCCACCTACACGGAGCACAGCATGCTGAGCGCCGACGAGGACTCGCCCTCCTCGCCGGAGGATGATGCCTATGATGACTCCGACATCCTTAACTCCACGGGAACCGATGACGTCACAGCTCACCTTGCCGCTGCAG GGCCGGTGGGtatggcggcggcggctgccGTGGCGACGGGAAAGAAGAGGAAGCGGCCGCACATCTTTGAATCCAACCCTTCCATACGCAAAAGGCAGCAAACACGCCTGTTGCG AAAGCTGAGAGCCACCCTGGATGAGTACACGACCCGCGTGGGCCAGCAGGCCATCGTGCTGTGCATGTCGCCCTCCAAACCGAACGCCGTCTTCAAAGTGTTTGGCGCCGCCCCTCTGGAGAATGTG GTGAGGAAGTACAAGAACATGATCCTGGAGGACCTGGAGAATGCCCTCGCTGAGcacgcacccccaccccaagaGCTGAGCTCTGAGCTGCCGCCCCTTACCATCGACGGCATCCCCGTCTCCGTGGACAAGATGACGCAG GCCCAGCTGCGAGCGTTCATCCCAGAGATGCTCAAGTACTCAACAGGCCGCGGCAAGCCAGGCTGGGGCAAGGAGAGCTGCAAGCCCATGTGGTGGCCGGACGACATCCCCTGGGCCAACGTGCGCAGCGATGTGCGCACTGAGGACCAGAAGACCAGG CAGGTGTCATGGACCCAAGCGCTGAGGACCATCGTGAAGAACTGCTACAAACAGCACGGCCGTGAGGACCTGCTTTACGCCTTTGAGGAGCAGCAGGCCGCGCAGCCGCACGTGGCCACGGCTACAGCCCACAGCATCACCCACCTGGTGCCCTCGCAGACCGTGGTGCAGACCATCAGCAACCCCGACGGCACCGTGTCCCTCATACAA TATTCACAGGTGGGAACCGGAGCAACGGTGGCCACGCTGACCGACGCCTCGGAGTTGCCCGCTACCGTTACCGTGGCGCAGGTTAACTACTCAACGGGGGCCGATGGAGAG GTGGAGCAGAACTGGGCCACGCTGCAGGGGGGGGAGATGACCATTCAGACCCCCCAGGCATCAGAGGCCACGCAGGCCGTGGCTTCACTGGCGGAGGCAGCTGTTGCCGCCTCTCAGGAAATGCAGCCCGGAGCTACGGTTACCATGGCGCTCAACAG CGAGGCAGCGGCCCACGCGGTGGCGACACTGGCGGAGGCCACACTCCAGGGCGGGGGACAGATCGTGTTGGCGGGGGAGACTGCGGCTGCCGTGGGAGCTTTGGCGGGGGTGCAGGATGGCAGCG GACTCGTCCAGATCCCAGTCAGCATGTACCAGACTGTGGTCACCAGCCTTGCCCAGGGTAACAGGCCCGTGCAGGTCGCCATGGCGCCCGTCACCACACGGATAGAGAACACGGTCACTCTGGATGGGCAGGCGGTGGAGGTGGTGACGCTGGAACAGTGA
- the LOC108920729 gene encoding nuclear respiratory factor 1-like isoform X5, with product MEEHSVHQPDITTMEAQQVHVATYTEHSMLSADEDSPSSPEDDAYDDSDILNSTGTDDVTAHLAAAGPVGMAAAAAVATGKKRKRPHIFESNPSIRKRQQTRLLRKLRATLDEYTTRVGQQAIVLCMSPSKPNAVFKVFGAAPLENVVRKYKNMILEDLENALAEHAPPPQELSSELPPLTIDGIPVSVDKMTQAQLRAFIPEMLKYSTGRGKPGWGKESCKPMWWPDDIPWANVRSDVRTEDQKTRQVSWTQALRTIVKNCYKQHGREDLLYAFEEQQAAQPHVATATAHSITHLVPSQTVVQTISNPDGTVSLIQYSQVGTGATVATLTDASELPATVTVAQVNYSTGADGEASVRTGGAELGHAAGGGDDHSDPPGIRGHAGRGFTGGGSCCRLSGNAARSYGYHGAQQRGSGPRGGDTGGGHTPGRGTDRVGGGDCGCRGSFGGGAGWQRTRPDPSQHVPDCGHQPCPG from the exons ATGGAGGAGCACAGCGTGCACCAGCCAGACATAACCACCATGGAGGCCCAGCAGGTGCACGTGGCCACCTACACGGAGCACAGCATGCTGAGCGCCGACGAGGACTCGCCCTCCTCGCCGGAGGATGATGCCTATGATGACTCCGACATCCTTAACTCCACGGGAACCGATGACGTCACAGCTCACCTTGCCGCTGCAG GGCCGGTGGGtatggcggcggcggctgccGTGGCGACGGGAAAGAAGAGGAAGCGGCCGCACATCTTTGAATCCAACCCTTCCATACGCAAAAGGCAGCAAACACGCCTGTTGCG AAAGCTGAGAGCCACCCTGGATGAGTACACGACCCGCGTGGGCCAGCAGGCCATCGTGCTGTGCATGTCGCCCTCCAAACCGAACGCCGTCTTCAAAGTGTTTGGCGCCGCCCCTCTGGAGAATGTG GTGAGGAAGTACAAGAACATGATCCTGGAGGACCTGGAGAATGCCCTCGCTGAGcacgcacccccaccccaagaGCTGAGCTCTGAGCTGCCGCCCCTTACCATCGACGGCATCCCCGTCTCCGTGGACAAGATGACGCAG GCCCAGCTGCGAGCGTTCATCCCAGAGATGCTCAAGTACTCAACAGGCCGCGGCAAGCCAGGCTGGGGCAAGGAGAGCTGCAAGCCCATGTGGTGGCCGGACGACATCCCCTGGGCCAACGTGCGCAGCGATGTGCGCACTGAGGACCAGAAGACCAGG CAGGTGTCATGGACCCAAGCGCTGAGGACCATCGTGAAGAACTGCTACAAACAGCACGGCCGTGAGGACCTGCTTTACGCCTTTGAGGAGCAGCAGGCCGCGCAGCCGCACGTGGCCACGGCTACAGCCCACAGCATCACCCACCTGGTGCCCTCGCAGACCGTGGTGCAGACCATCAGCAACCCCGACGGCACCGTGTCCCTCATACAA TATTCACAGGTGGGAACCGGAGCAACGGTGGCCACGCTGACCGACGCCTCGGAGTTGCCCGCTACCGTTACCGTGGCGCAGGTTAACTACTCAACGGGGGCCGATGGAGAG GCGTCTGTGCGCACAGGTGGAGCAGAACTGGGCCACGCTGCAGGGGGGGGAGATGACCATTCAGACCCCCCAGGCATCAGAGGCCACGCAGGCCGTGGCTTCACTGGCGGAGGCAGCTGTTGCCGCCTCTCAGGAAATGCAGCCCGGAGCTACGGTTACCATGGCGCTCAACAG CGAGGCAGCGGCCCACGCGGTGGCGACACTGGCGGAGGCCACACTCCAGGGCGGGGGACAGATCGTGTTGGCGGGGGAGACTGCGGCTGCCGTGGGAGCTTTGGCGGGGGTGCAGGATGGCAGCG GACTCGTCCAGATCCCAGTCAGCATGTACCAGACTGTGGTCACCAGCCTTGCCCAGGGTAA
- the strip2 gene encoding striatin-interacting protein 1 homolog isoform X3: protein MQADEMEGSLESPSLEFEYGDTDCLTAELSELYSYTEEPEFALNRACFEEDFRTQVKDRKWTELDVAEQKAYVMRLLDALEVTNRDRRLKVARAILYLAQGVFDECDTEEDVLHWSRHNIFLLHGMGTFTALLELLSMEIDNNQACSTAVRKPAISLADSTELRVLLSIMYLMVEMVRSEAEDNKPEWRTARETFKAELGSPLYNGEPFALLLFTMVTKFCSMNAPHFPMKKVLLLLWKTILFTLGGFEELQELKVRGRERLNLPPLPEDSIKVVRSMRAASPPASAVELIEQQQQQKRGRRSRRTAFLDSLEGETPYPKKQPLVKQDSLDTYGERDPFKNDEARDEEEDGDDVDGAIEGEVDPLDRDTIIQPPPPPPPLPLQLCPPSERLSFPKGLPWAPKVREKDIEHFLETSRNKFIGFTLGSDTETLVGLPRPIHESVKTLKQHKYISIAEVQIKREEELQQCPLTLGEEEVEDTPIEILYQGMLPNLSQYVIALLKLLLAAAPTSKAKTDSINILADVLPEEMPITVLQSMKLGVDVNRHKEIIVKAISALLLLLLKHFKLNHIYQFEYISQHLVFANCIPLILKFFNQNIMSYISAKNSICALDFPHCVVYEMPELTAESLESGDSTQFCWRNLFSCINLLRILNKLTKWKHSRTMMLVVFKSAPILKRALKVKQAMMQLYVLKLLKIQTKYLGRQWRKSNMKTMSAIYQKVRHRLNDDWAYGNDIDARPWDFQAEECALRESIERFNNRRYDKSPGGEFAPVDNCLQSVLGQRVELPEDFHYSYEMWLEREVFSQPIQWDELLQAQ, encoded by the exons TGAAGGACAGGAAGTGGACAGAGCTGGACGTAGCTGAGCAGAAGGCCTACGTGATGCGGCTGCTCGATGCTCTGGAGGTCACCAATCGGGACAGGAGGCTGAAGGTGGCACGTGCAATCCTCTACCTGGCACAAG GTGTGTTTGACGAGTGTGACACCGAGGAGGATGTCCTGCACTGGTCTCGGCACAACATTTTCCTTCTGCACGGGATGGGGACATTCACAGCCTTGCTGGAGCTGCTTAGCATGGAGATCGA CAATAACCAGGCATGCAGCACCGCGGTGAGGAAGCCGGCTATCTCCCTGGCTGACAGCACAGAGCTCAG GGTTCTGCTGAGCATCATGTACCTGATGGTGGAGATGGTACGCTCGGAAGCAGAGGACAACAAGCCAGAGTGGCGAACGGCCAGGGAGACCTTCAAGGCTGAGCTGG GTTCCCCCCTGTACAACGGAGAGCCTTTTGCCCTCCTGCTCTTCACCATGGTGACCAAGTTCTGTAGCATGAATGCCCCTCACTTTCCCATGAAGAAGGTGCTTCTCCTGTTGTGGAAGACCATCCTG TTCACCCTGGGGGGGtttgaggagctgcaggagctgaaGGTGCGGGGGCGCGAGCGCCTCAacctgccccccctcccagaGGATAGCATCAAAGTGGTTCGTAGCATGCGAGCCGCCTCGCCCCCTGCCTCTGCCGTGGAGCTCatcgagcagcagcagcaacagaagAGGGGTCGACGCAGCCGTCGG ACGGCCTTTCTTGATAGCTTGGAAGGAGAGACCCCCTATCCCAAGAAGCAG CCCCTAGTGAAGCAGGACAGCCTGGATACCTATGGGGAGCGTGATCCCTTCAAGAATGACGAGGCCCGGGATGAAGAGGAAGATGGCGATGATGTGGATGGTGCAATTGAGGGCGAGGTGGATCCCTTGGACCGAGACACTATCatccaaccaccaccacccccacccccgctcccGCTTCAGCTGTGCCCCCCCAGTGAGAGGCTGTCTTTCCCCAAGGGTCTGCCTTGGGCCCCCAAAGTCAG agagaaagacatCGAGCACTTCCTGGAGACAAGCAGGAACAAGTTCATCGGTTTTACCTTGGGGAG TGACACTGAGACTTTGGTGGGTCTTCCAAGGCCCATTCATGAGAGTGTGAAGACCCTCAAACAG CACAAGTACATTTCCATCGCAGAGGTGCAGATCAAGCGGGAGGAGGAGCTTCAGCAGTGTCCCCTGACTTTG GgtgaagaggaggtggaggacacACCCATAGAAATCCTATACCAGGGGATGTTGCCAAACCTGTCCCAGTATGTG ATTGCCTTGTTGAAGCTCCTCTTGGCAGCAGCACCCACCTCCAAGGCCAAGACAGACTCCATTAACATCCTGGCAGACGTCTTGCCAGAAGAGATGCC GATAACAGTCCTTCAGAGCATGAAGCTTGGTGTGGATGTAAACCGCCACAAAGAGATAATCGTCAAGGCCATctctgcactgctgctgctgctcctcaagCATTTCAAGCTAAACCACATCTACCAA TTTGAGTACATCTCTCAGCATCTTGTGTTTGCCAATTGCATACCTCTGATCCTCAAGTTCTTCAACCAGAACATCATGTCCTACATCAGTGCCAAAAACAG TATCTGTGCATTGGACTTTCCTCACTGTGTTGTCTATGAGATGCCCGAGCTCACAGCAGAGAGCCTG GAATCTGGAGACAGCACCCAGTTTTGTTGGAGGAACCTTTTCTCCTGCATCAACCTGCTGAGGATTCTCAACAAGCTCACCAAGTGGAAGCATTCGAGGACCATG ATGTTGGTGGTTTTTAAGTCTGCTCCCATCCTGAAGAGGGCCCTGAAGGTGAAACAGGCCATGATGCAGCTGTACGTCCTCAAGCTGCTGAAGATTCAGACTAAATACCTAGGCCGGCAGTGGAGAAAGAGTAACATGAAGACCATGTCAGCAATATACCAGAAGGTCCGGCACAGGCTCAATGATGACTGGGCCTATGGCAACG ACATTGACGCACGGCCCTGGGACTTCCAGGCAGAAGAGTGCGCTCTGCGGGAGAGTATTGAGCGGTTTAATAACCGGCGCTACGACAAAAGCCCCGGCGGCGAGTTTGCACCCGTGGACAATTGCCTGCAGAGCGTGTTGGGACAGCGCGTCGAGCTGCCAGAGGATTTCCACTACAGCTATGAGATGtggctggagagggaggtgtTCTCCCAGCCCATCCAGTGGGATGAGCTTCTGCAGGCCCAGTGA